In Comamonadaceae bacterium OTU4NAUVB1, one DNA window encodes the following:
- a CDS encoding FCD domain-containing protein, translating to MPTPTSHPRGAGLSHSIVNELKQLIYSGEFQPGDRLNEAALALRMGTSRGPIREAIKVLAGLGLVTAVANRGVFVRQLSLRELLEIYELRALVFGYAADRACEHLTEDYRRQLESLLDAMDAACDAEDGTLYYDLNLQFHALVLILSNNQRAHQAYDDYVKELHLVRRKYFNVPGNMRRSNVEHRAIFDAIVASNSSRAKAAAERHVHAGRGRLLANFEASLPMPPARKST from the coding sequence ATGCCCACCCCAACTTCCCATCCTCGCGGCGCCGGCCTCTCGCACTCGATCGTGAACGAACTCAAGCAGCTGATCTACTCGGGCGAATTCCAGCCCGGCGACCGGCTCAACGAGGCGGCCCTCGCGTTGCGCATGGGCACCAGCCGAGGTCCCATCCGCGAGGCCATCAAGGTGCTCGCCGGCCTGGGGCTGGTCACCGCCGTGGCCAATCGAGGCGTCTTCGTGAGGCAGTTGTCGCTGCGCGAACTGCTGGAGATCTACGAGTTGCGGGCGCTCGTCTTCGGCTACGCGGCGGACCGTGCGTGCGAACATCTGACGGAGGATTACAGGCGCCAGCTGGAATCGTTGCTCGACGCCATGGACGCGGCCTGCGACGCGGAGGACGGCACGCTCTACTACGACCTGAACCTGCAGTTCCATGCACTGGTGCTGATCCTCTCGAACAACCAGCGCGCGCATCAGGCCTACGACGACTACGTCAAGGAACTGCACCTGGTGCGCCGCAAGTATTTCAACGTTCCGGGCAACATGCGCCGCTCGAACGTGGAGCACCGCGCCATCTTCGATGCCATCGTGGCCTCCAATTCGTCGCGCGCGAAAGCGGCTGCGGAGCGTCACGTGCATGCGGGTCGCGGCCGGTTGCTGGCCAATTTCGAAGCATCGCTGCCGATGCCGCCCGCTCGCAAATCGACCTAG
- a CDS encoding tripartite tricarboxylate transporter substrate binding protein translates to MKHFRKIALALGLFALASMPAGAQPAPYPSKPIRLVVGFAPGGAADYVARAMSEAFGKAMGQPVVVDNKPGNGSSIAAELVAKAPADGYTLLVASPSSISVNLALNPKLPYTARDLAAITRMTTSPLVLAVNPDTGIQSVAELVAAARKAPGRLNYSTSGNGSAPHLGAALFSQITDTEMTHIPFRGGSLAIQSVMAGDTQLTFGTSPSVLPMATGGRLRALAVSTRERSPLVPNLPGMREAGLPDYHLEFWYGMFAPANTPPAVIRKIYEATRIAMQQPSVKASLARDGTEVSVSPSPEDFNNFLEGDEKFWVKLVKSANVKVE, encoded by the coding sequence ATGAAGCATTTCCGCAAGATCGCGCTGGCCCTCGGCCTGTTCGCCCTGGCATCGATGCCGGCGGGGGCGCAGCCCGCGCCCTACCCCAGCAAGCCCATCCGGCTCGTCGTCGGGTTCGCGCCCGGGGGCGCCGCCGACTACGTGGCGCGCGCGATGAGCGAGGCCTTCGGCAAGGCCATGGGCCAGCCGGTGGTGGTGGACAACAAGCCGGGCAACGGCTCGAGCATCGCCGCCGAGCTGGTGGCGAAGGCGCCGGCGGACGGCTACACGCTGCTCGTCGCCAGCCCGAGCAGCATCTCCGTGAACCTGGCCCTGAACCCGAAGCTGCCCTACACCGCGCGCGACCTGGCCGCCATCACCAGGATGACGACGTCGCCGCTGGTGCTGGCCGTCAACCCCGACACCGGCATCCAGTCGGTGGCCGAACTCGTGGCGGCCGCCAGGAAGGCACCGGGCCGGCTCAACTACTCGACGTCGGGCAACGGCTCGGCGCCCCACCTCGGCGCCGCGCTGTTCAGCCAGATCACCGACACGGAGATGACCCACATCCCCTTCCGGGGCGGCAGCCTGGCCATCCAGTCGGTGATGGCGGGCGACACCCAGCTGACGTTCGGCACGTCGCCCTCGGTGCTTCCGATGGCGACCGGCGGCCGGCTGCGCGCCCTCGCCGTCAGCACGCGGGAGCGGTCGCCGCTGGTGCCGAACCTGCCGGGAATGAGGGAGGCCGGCCTTCCCGACTACCACCTCGAATTCTGGTACGGCATGTTCGCGCCCGCGAACACGCCGCCCGCGGTGATCAGGAAGATCTACGAGGCCACCCGGATCGCCATGCAGCAGCCGTCGGTCAAGGCATCGCTCGCACGCGACGGCACCGAAGTGTCGGTATCGCCGTCACCGGAGGATTTCAACAATTTCCTCGAGGGGGACGAGAAGTTCTGGGTCAAGCTCGTGAAAAGCGCCAACGTGAAGGTGGAGTGA
- a CDS encoding zinc-binding dehydrogenase — protein sequence MRAYWMQMTDDATVLEVRETPVPAPGPHQMLVRIAAASLNRGEFVSGHGLTTAGTWKAIGGEGAGEVVRVGDGVTCFRPGDRVFGRCAGAFAECALMEDAEAMALPEGLSWEEGASIALTYLVAYDMLVLQGRVQPDDWVLVNGVSSGVGVASLELAKVLGARVLGTSGSADKLAVLKPLGLDVAIHSRAADFAATVMAATQGHGADLVVNTVGGTVFAEAIRCMAFEGRLATVGYVDGVVHADLDLAALHAKRLSVFGVSNKLRTKAQRAAAVPGFVAQVMPHFAAGCLRPRIDRVFDFTQLPEAKARMEAGGHVGKIVLRPPAMA from the coding sequence ATGCGCGCCTACTGGATGCAGATGACCGACGACGCCACCGTGCTCGAGGTGCGCGAGACGCCCGTGCCCGCGCCCGGGCCGCACCAAATGCTGGTGCGCATCGCGGCGGCTTCGCTCAATCGCGGCGAGTTCGTCTCGGGCCACGGCCTGACCACCGCCGGGACCTGGAAGGCGATCGGCGGCGAGGGGGCGGGCGAGGTCGTCCGCGTCGGCGACGGGGTCACGTGTTTCCGGCCGGGTGATCGGGTGTTCGGCCGCTGTGCCGGCGCCTTCGCCGAATGCGCTTTGATGGAGGATGCCGAGGCCATGGCGCTGCCCGAGGGGCTGTCCTGGGAAGAAGGCGCCAGCATCGCGCTGACCTACCTGGTCGCCTACGACATGCTGGTGCTCCAGGGGCGCGTGCAGCCGGACGACTGGGTGCTGGTGAACGGGGTCTCGTCCGGGGTGGGCGTGGCGTCGCTCGAGCTCGCCAAGGTCCTGGGCGCCCGGGTGCTCGGCACGTCGGGCTCGGCGGACAAGCTCGCGGTGCTGAAGCCGCTCGGGCTCGACGTCGCCATCCATTCGCGCGCGGCCGATTTCGCGGCCACGGTGATGGCGGCGACCCAGGGCCATGGCGCCGACCTCGTCGTCAACACCGTCGGCGGCACGGTCTTCGCCGAAGCCATCCGCTGCATGGCCTTCGAAGGCCGGCTGGCCACCGTGGGCTACGTCGACGGCGTGGTCCACGCCGACCTCGATCTGGCCGCCCTGCACGCGAAGCGGCTCAGCGTGTTCGGCGTATCGAACAAGCTGCGCACCAAGGCGCAACGCGCCGCGGCCGTGCCGGGCTTCGTCGCGCAGGTGATGCCGCACTTCGCCGCCGGCTGCCTCCGGCCCCGGATCGACCGGGTCTTCGACTTCACGCAGCTGCCCGAGGCCAAGGCCCGGATGGAAGCGGGCGGGCACGTCGGAAAGATCGTCCTGCGACCGCCCGCCATGGCGTGA
- a CDS encoding enoyl-CoA hydratase, whose protein sequence is MNTPDYASTSDRVLAWRDATTLHVRFNNPARHNALSVDMWEAVPPLLRRAADDDRVRLVVFSGAGEKAFVSGADISQFEDMRAAKDAVARYEAMAEDALMSIHDFAKPTLACIRGYCIGGGVNVAISCDIRIAASDAVFAIPAARLGLGYRYSALKNLVDLIGPGAAKDLFFTARRIGTDEARALGLVSRVAPPEGLEALLAEYTGALGDNAPITVAAAKAVMREILKPSPELDMERCATLIRGCFESADYTEGRTAFMQKRKPVFTGR, encoded by the coding sequence ATGAACACCCCCGACTACGCGTCCACCAGCGACCGGGTGCTGGCGTGGCGCGACGCCACCACCCTGCACGTCCGCTTCAACAACCCCGCGCGCCACAACGCGCTGTCGGTCGACATGTGGGAGGCGGTGCCCCCGCTGCTGCGGCGGGCCGCCGACGACGACCGCGTGCGCCTGGTCGTGTTCTCGGGCGCCGGGGAGAAGGCCTTCGTATCGGGCGCCGACATCTCCCAGTTCGAGGACATGCGCGCGGCGAAGGACGCGGTGGCCCGGTACGAAGCCATGGCCGAGGACGCGCTCATGAGCATCCACGACTTCGCCAAGCCGACGCTGGCGTGCATCCGCGGCTACTGCATCGGCGGCGGCGTGAACGTGGCGATCAGCTGCGACATCCGCATCGCGGCGAGCGACGCGGTGTTCGCCATCCCGGCGGCGCGGCTGGGGCTGGGGTATCGCTATTCGGCGCTGAAGAACCTGGTCGACCTGATCGGTCCGGGCGCGGCGAAGGACCTGTTCTTCACCGCGCGCCGCATCGGCACCGACGAGGCGCGGGCGCTGGGCCTGGTCTCGCGCGTCGCGCCGCCCGAAGGCCTGGAGGCGCTGCTGGCCGAATACACCGGCGCGCTCGGCGACAACGCGCCCATCACGGTGGCCGCCGCCAAGGCCGTCATGCGCGAGATCCTCAAGCCGTCGCCCGAGCTCGACATGGAGCGCTGCGCCACCCTGATCCGCGGCTGCTTCGAGAGCGCCGACTACACCGAAGGCCGCACGGCCTTCATGCAGAAGCGCAAGCCGGTCTTCACCGGCCGCTGA
- a CDS encoding CoA transferase, producing MPHLPASTALQRFRVIDLSQVRAGPTACRQLADWGADVIQVQMPEHMRGDDTLGGQDGSDYQYTHRNKRSITLNLKEPEGIATLKRLIAGADVVVENFRPDVKFRLGIDYETLAADHPRLVYASISGFGQTGPLASRPGFDQIAQGMGGLMSVTGLPGDGPVRVGIPIADLCAGIFAAQGILVALLERETSGRGQFVHTSLLESMVYMMDFQTARYLIDGEVGTQAGNFHPTSIPTGVYKARDGYLNIAVFGSKIWERFCHILGAPEWIDDARYRDKASRSANRDALNAEIDRRLAAHDRGHWIAQFNAGGVACGLISDMREVFAEPQIEHLGMVKDVVSARLGPQRLVGQPMQLARTPSTIARSAPLRGEHTVEVLRELSIEADEIDRLKATGVH from the coding sequence ATGCCCCACCTCCCCGCTTCCACCGCGCTCCAGCGCTTCCGCGTCATCGACCTGAGCCAGGTCCGCGCGGGTCCGACGGCGTGCCGGCAGCTGGCCGACTGGGGCGCCGACGTGATCCAGGTGCAGATGCCCGAGCACATGCGCGGCGACGACACGCTCGGCGGGCAGGACGGTTCCGACTACCAGTACACCCACCGGAACAAGCGCTCGATCACGCTCAACCTCAAGGAGCCCGAAGGCATCGCGACGCTCAAGCGCCTGATCGCCGGCGCCGACGTCGTGGTGGAGAACTTCCGCCCCGACGTGAAATTCCGCCTCGGCATCGACTACGAGACGCTGGCGGCGGACCATCCCCGCCTCGTCTACGCGAGCATCTCCGGCTTCGGCCAGACCGGTCCGCTCGCCTCGCGCCCGGGCTTCGACCAGATCGCGCAGGGCATGGGCGGCCTGATGTCGGTCACCGGGCTGCCGGGCGACGGGCCGGTGCGCGTGGGCATCCCGATCGCCGACCTGTGCGCCGGCATCTTCGCGGCGCAGGGCATCCTGGTCGCGCTGCTCGAACGCGAGACCTCGGGACGCGGCCAGTTCGTCCACACCTCGCTGCTCGAGTCCATGGTCTACATGATGGATTTCCAGACCGCGCGCTACCTGATCGACGGCGAGGTCGGCACGCAGGCCGGCAACTTCCATCCGACGAGCATTCCCACCGGCGTCTACAAGGCGCGCGACGGCTACCTCAACATCGCCGTCTTCGGCTCGAAGATCTGGGAGCGGTTCTGCCACATCCTCGGGGCGCCCGAGTGGATCGACGACGCGCGCTACCGCGACAAGGCGTCGCGCTCGGCGAACCGCGACGCGCTCAACGCCGAGATCGACCGGCGCCTGGCCGCGCACGACCGCGGCCACTGGATCGCGCAGTTCAACGCGGGCGGCGTGGCCTGCGGACTCATCAGCGACATGCGCGAGGTCTTCGCCGAACCGCAGATCGAACACCTGGGGATGGTGAAGGACGTGGTGTCGGCACGGCTGGGCCCGCAGCGCCTGGTCGGCCAGCCGATGCAGCTCGCGCGCACGCCCAGCACCATCGCGCGGTCGGCACCGCTGCGCGGCGAGCACACCGTCGAGGTGCTGCGCGAGCTGAGCATCGAGGCCGACGAGATCGACCGCCTGAAAGCCACCGGAGTCCATTGA
- a CDS encoding tripartite tricarboxylate transporter substrate binding protein yields the protein MQRRTFALAMPPVLLGMHLRAFAQDFPNKPIRYIVPVSAGGGSDMVGRTVTERWGRLLAQTFVVDNQGGGGGVIASQNTARAAPDGYTLMQGYVATHGTSPATRKVPYDAVRDFTPIGMIGGTPNVLVVNVDLPARDFRQFVALVKAKPGGVSYGSAGAGSLTHLTMELLRQQTGIQMTHVPYRGIAPAFTDLIGNQTQAMFPGLAAAMPHIKSGRAVPLAVTGKARHPQLKDVPTLEELGLQGFDAMQWYGVVGPAGMPGDVVSRLNDTLNTVLRAPDLSEKLAVEAVEPMPMTPRQFGDYLRADLARWTQLARERKIELDT from the coding sequence ATGCAACGTCGCACGTTCGCCCTGGCGATGCCGCCTGTGCTGCTCGGAATGCACCTCCGAGCCTTCGCCCAGGATTTTCCGAACAAGCCGATCCGCTACATCGTTCCGGTCTCCGCCGGCGGTGGCAGCGACATGGTCGGACGCACCGTGACCGAGCGCTGGGGCCGGTTGCTCGCCCAGACCTTCGTCGTCGACAACCAGGGCGGCGGCGGCGGGGTCATCGCCTCCCAGAACACCGCGCGCGCGGCGCCCGACGGCTACACCCTGATGCAGGGCTATGTCGCCACCCACGGCACCAGTCCGGCCACCCGCAAGGTGCCCTACGACGCCGTGCGGGACTTCACGCCGATCGGCATGATCGGCGGGACGCCCAACGTGCTGGTGGTGAACGTCGATCTGCCCGCCAGGGACTTCAGGCAGTTCGTGGCCCTGGTGAAGGCCAAGCCGGGCGGCGTCAGCTACGGCTCGGCCGGCGCGGGTTCGCTGACGCACCTGACGATGGAGCTGCTCAGGCAGCAGACCGGCATCCAGATGACCCACGTGCCGTACCGGGGCATCGCCCCGGCGTTCACCGACCTCATCGGCAACCAGACCCAGGCCATGTTCCCGGGGCTCGCCGCGGCCATGCCGCACATCAAGTCCGGCCGCGCGGTGCCCCTGGCCGTGACCGGCAAGGCACGCCATCCCCAGCTCAAGGACGTGCCCACGCTCGAGGAGCTGGGCCTGCAGGGCTTCGACGCCATGCAGTGGTACGGCGTCGTCGGCCCGGCCGGCATGCCGGGCGACGTGGTGAGCCGGCTCAACGACACCCTCAACACCGTGCTCAGAGCCCCCGACCTGAGCGAGAAACTGGCGGTGGAGGCGGTCGAGCCGATGCCCATGACCCCGCGCCAGTTCGGCGACTACCTGCGGGCCGATCTCGCGCGCTGGACCCAGCTGGCGCGCGAGCGAAAGATCGAACTCGACACCTGA
- a CDS encoding MmgE/PrpD family protein yields MARNTQVTADHDAPPVTRILADYVANHPSRGWSDAVDHEAHRTFLNWLGCAVGAARHEAVEAALAAVQTLQPAPQASVLGRAEQVDIASAALLNGIASHTFDFDDTHLKTIIHPAGPVASAVLALAEHTGASGRVMLDALVLGIDVACRLGNTVYPEHYDRGWHITGTTGMFGAAAACARLLGLSADRTAMALGIAASQPVGLREQFGTMTKPFHPGGAARAGLMSALMARHGFTASPRAIEAPRGWAQVVSTKHAWNEVTDELGERFEISFNSYKPFACGIVIHPSIDACVQLRERGVKPEQVERIELKVHSLVLELTGKKEPVDGLQGKFSVYHGCAAGLVFGRAAEEEFADDIVSRPDVVALRRKVVATVDDGIDEASADVTAVLADGRREHVFVEHAIGSVQRPMSDGDLERKFHGLSDALLGTGASDRLLQACWALGDAADVRALTALARP; encoded by the coding sequence ATGGCACGCAATACCCAAGTCACCGCCGATCACGACGCGCCGCCCGTCACCCGCATCCTGGCCGATTACGTGGCCAATCACCCGTCGCGGGGATGGAGCGACGCCGTCGACCACGAGGCGCACCGGACGTTCCTCAACTGGCTGGGCTGCGCCGTGGGCGCGGCCCGCCACGAAGCGGTCGAGGCCGCCCTGGCCGCGGTGCAGACGCTGCAGCCCGCGCCGCAGGCGAGCGTCCTGGGCCGCGCCGAGCAGGTCGACATCGCCAGCGCGGCCCTGCTCAACGGGATCGCCTCGCACACCTTCGATTTCGACGACACGCACCTGAAGACCATCATCCATCCGGCCGGCCCGGTCGCATCGGCCGTGCTGGCGCTGGCCGAACACACCGGCGCCAGCGGCCGGGTGATGCTCGACGCGCTGGTGCTGGGCATCGACGTCGCCTGCCGGCTGGGCAACACGGTCTATCCCGAGCACTACGACCGCGGCTGGCACATCACCGGCACCACCGGCATGTTCGGCGCGGCCGCCGCCTGCGCGCGACTGCTGGGCCTGAGCGCCGACCGGACGGCGATGGCGCTGGGCATCGCGGCGTCGCAGCCGGTCGGCCTGCGCGAGCAGTTCGGCACCATGACCAAGCCGTTCCACCCCGGCGGCGCCGCGCGCGCGGGCCTGATGTCCGCCCTGATGGCCAGGCACGGTTTCACCGCCAGCCCGCGGGCCATCGAAGCGCCCCGGGGCTGGGCGCAGGTGGTGTCGACCAAGCACGCGTGGAACGAGGTGACCGACGAACTGGGCGAGCGCTTCGAGATTTCCTTCAACAGCTACAAGCCGTTCGCCTGCGGCATCGTGATCCACCCGAGCATCGACGCCTGCGTGCAGCTGCGCGAGCGCGGCGTGAAGCCCGAGCAGGTCGAGCGCATCGAGCTGAAGGTGCATTCGCTGGTGCTCGAACTCACCGGCAAGAAGGAACCGGTCGACGGTCTCCAGGGCAAGTTCAGCGTCTACCACGGGTGCGCCGCCGGCCTGGTCTTCGGTCGTGCCGCCGAGGAGGAGTTCGCCGACGACATCGTGAGCCGTCCCGACGTGGTCGCCCTGCGCCGCAAGGTCGTGGCGACCGTCGACGACGGCATCGACGAGGCCAGCGCCGACGTCACGGCGGTGCTGGCCGACGGCCGGCGCGAGCACGTGTTCGTCGAGCACGCGATCGGATCGGTGCAGCGGCCCATGAGCGACGGCGACCTGGAACGCAAGTTCCACGGCCTGTCGGACGCGCTGCTCGGCACCGGGGCGAGCGACCGCCTGCTGCAGGCCTGCTGGGCCCTCGGCGATGCCGCGGACGTGCGCGCGCTGACCGCGCTGGCCCGGCCATGA
- a CDS encoding D-cysteine desulfhydrase family protein, which translates to MTPHELARALARFARVPLVAGPTPIRRLKRLEAALGADALGVALFVKRDDHMELGGGGNKLRKLEYLLGAARAQRADTVLTVGALQSNHARLTAAAAARIGLACELFLARTVRRTDADYEHSGNLVLDAVFGARIVTLEPGSDALEAANARAEVLAGLGRRACVIPTGGSTPLGALGYVRCALEIAGQERRSGWRFRQVVVPNGSAGTQSGLAAGFELLGRGAATVRGHSVLADLAPTRAATLELTRSTLALLGHPGDLDDDAIDLDGTHRGAGYGIPTDGMLAALRLLGATEGLLVDPVYSGKALAGLMSDLAAGRYARGDKVLFVMTGGTPGLYAYRSLFT; encoded by the coding sequence GTGACCCCCCATGAACTCGCCCGGGCGCTCGCTCGTTTCGCCCGCGTCCCCCTGGTGGCGGGACCGACGCCGATCCGGCGCCTGAAGCGCCTGGAGGCCGCGCTCGGGGCCGACGCCCTCGGCGTCGCGCTGTTCGTCAAACGCGACGACCACATGGAACTCGGCGGTGGCGGCAACAAGCTGCGCAAGCTCGAATACCTCCTGGGCGCCGCGCGGGCGCAGCGCGCGGACACCGTGCTCACGGTCGGTGCCCTGCAGTCCAACCACGCGCGGCTGACGGCGGCGGCGGCCGCCCGCATCGGGCTCGCCTGCGAACTCTTCCTCGCCAGAACCGTGCGGCGCACCGACGCCGATTACGAGCACAGCGGGAACCTCGTGCTCGACGCCGTCTTCGGCGCCCGGATCGTCACGCTGGAGCCCGGATCGGACGCCCTGGAAGCAGCGAACGCGCGCGCGGAGGTGCTGGCCGGCCTCGGCCGGCGCGCCTGCGTCATCCCCACGGGAGGCTCCACCCCGCTGGGCGCCCTGGGCTACGTCCGGTGCGCCCTCGAGATCGCGGGGCAGGAACGGCGCTCCGGCTGGCGTTTCCGGCAGGTCGTCGTCCCCAACGGCAGCGCGGGCACGCAATCGGGCCTGGCGGCCGGCTTCGAACTCCTGGGACGCGGCGCCGCCACCGTGCGGGGCCATTCGGTGCTGGCGGATCTGGCGCCGACCCGGGCCGCGACGCTGGAACTCACCCGGTCGACCCTGGCGCTCCTCGGCCACCCCGGGGACCTCGACGACGACGCCATCGACCTCGACGGCACGCACCGGGGCGCGGGCTACGGCATTCCGACCGACGGGATGCTGGCCGCCCTCCGCCTGCTGGGCGCCACCGAGGGTCTGCTGGTCGACCCGGTCTATTCGGGCAAGGCCCTGGCGGGGCTGATGTCGGACCTCGCGGCCGGGCGGTACGCGCGCGGCGACAAGGTGCTTTTCGTGATGACGGGCGGGACCCCCGGCCTGTACGCCTACCGCAGCCTCTTCACGTGA
- a CDS encoding VTT domain-containing protein, producing the protein MTYLVDLLGQYGLVAVFAWVLIEQAGVPLPAYPMLMVAGSLAAVGELSLPWLVAVTVAACLIADHGWYLAGHRFGGRVLRLMCRLSLTPDSCVSQTESVFDRWGPRSLIVAKFIPGFASVATAMAGATRVSRSAFLVYDFIGSLLWAVVGLALGWLFAPAVEVVLATLQQLGHWGAGLLAAAILIYVARKAWSRINFRKHLRLERLTIAQLKDLQDSGADVVLIDVRQRALWEKERIPGSIPYDARAWKTAAGHPHLEKVIVTYCDCPAEASAAVIARALGDAGFGRVRPLAEGLEGWRKANNPPPGPAQTTATSTTSAG; encoded by the coding sequence ATGACCTACCTTGTCGATTTGCTGGGCCAGTACGGGCTCGTCGCGGTGTTCGCCTGGGTGCTGATCGAGCAGGCGGGCGTTCCCCTGCCCGCCTACCCGATGCTGATGGTGGCCGGTTCGCTGGCCGCCGTCGGCGAGCTCTCGCTGCCGTGGCTCGTCGCCGTGACCGTCGCGGCCTGCCTGATCGCCGACCATGGCTGGTACCTGGCGGGACACCGCTTCGGCGGACGCGTCCTGCGGCTGATGTGCAGGCTGTCGCTCACGCCCGACAGCTGTGTCAGTCAGACGGAGTCGGTCTTCGACCGATGGGGACCCCGGTCGCTGATCGTCGCCAAATTCATTCCGGGTTTCGCGTCCGTGGCCACCGCGATGGCCGGCGCCACGCGCGTCTCGCGCTCCGCGTTCCTGGTCTACGACTTCATCGGCTCCCTGCTGTGGGCGGTCGTGGGACTGGCCCTGGGATGGCTGTTCGCGCCGGCCGTCGAGGTCGTGCTCGCGACCTTGCAGCAGCTCGGGCACTGGGGGGCGGGACTGCTGGCCGCGGCCATCCTGATCTACGTCGCGCGCAAGGCCTGGAGCCGGATCAATTTCCGCAAGCACCTGCGCCTGGAACGCCTGACGATCGCGCAACTGAAGGACCTGCAGGACAGCGGCGCGGACGTGGTCCTCATCGACGTGCGCCAGCGCGCGCTCTGGGAGAAGGAGCGCATTCCGGGATCGATCCCCTACGACGCCCGGGCGTGGAAGACCGCGGCCGGCCACCCGCACCTGGAGAAGGTCATCGTCACGTACTGCGACTGTCCGGCGGAGGCCTCCGCCGCCGTGATCGCGCGCGCCCTGGGCGACGCCGGTTTCGGCCGCGTGCGCCCACTGGCCGAGGGCCTGGAAGGCTGGAGGAAGGCGAACAACCCGCCCCCGGGTCCTGCGCAGACGACCGCGACGTCCACGACGTCCGCGGGCTGA
- a CDS encoding amidohydrolase family protein, translated as MSAAETHHVPDAPDTALPAGACDCHVHVIGTPEAYPMVAQRHYTPGPASLDALRRHLSGLGLQRAVIVQPSVYGTDNRCTLDSLDRLDGAARGVVVPPEDVAPDALRRMHARGARGVRINLESSGRQDAAVLDDLLTRWSERIADLGWHLQLYAAAGVVRVLADRLATLPVKVVLDHFALVDGDPRDGGAATVADLLRAGRVLVKLSAPYRLAVPGSAGAWARAFVEAAPASLLWGSDWPHTARQPEAGRWGVSAYRAIAPGELLDTLHAWLPTPALRRLVLVDTPAALYGFPPADATRGRPRVDP; from the coding sequence ATGTCGGCGGCTGAGACGCACCACGTCCCGGACGCACCGGACACCGCGCTGCCCGCTGGCGCGTGCGACTGCCATGTCCACGTCATCGGCACGCCGGAGGCCTATCCCATGGTGGCGCAACGCCACTACACGCCCGGTCCCGCCTCCCTGGACGCCTTGCGCCGGCACCTGTCGGGTCTGGGGCTGCAACGCGCGGTGATCGTGCAACCCAGCGTCTACGGCACCGACAACCGCTGCACGCTCGACAGCCTGGACCGCCTGGACGGCGCCGCCCGTGGCGTGGTCGTGCCGCCCGAGGACGTCGCGCCGGACGCGCTGCGGCGGATGCATGCGCGCGGCGCGCGCGGCGTCCGCATCAACCTTGAGAGTTCGGGCCGCCAGGACGCCGCCGTGCTCGACGACCTGCTGACGCGGTGGAGCGAGCGCATCGCGGACCTTGGATGGCACCTGCAGCTCTATGCCGCTGCGGGCGTCGTCCGGGTCCTGGCCGACCGGCTGGCCACCCTGCCGGTGAAGGTCGTGCTCGACCACTTCGCGCTGGTGGACGGCGACCCCCGCGACGGCGGCGCCGCCACCGTTGCCGACCTGCTGCGCGCCGGACGCGTCCTTGTGAAGCTGTCGGCGCCCTACCGGTTGGCGGTGCCCGGATCGGCCGGCGCCTGGGCACGGGCGTTCGTCGAGGCCGCCCCGGCCTCGCTCCTGTGGGGCAGCGACTGGCCCCACACGGCCCGGCAGCCGGAGGCGGGACGGTGGGGCGTCAGCGCCTACCGCGCCATCGCGCCCGGCGAACTGCTCGACACGCTGCACGCGTGGCTGCCCACGCCCGCGCTGCGGCGTCTGGTGCTGGTCGACACGCCGGCGGCGCTCTATGGCTTCCCGCCGGCGGACGCGACGCGGGGCCGTCCCCGGGTCGACCCCTGA